TCATGAAGCAAAAtatgttgtctgtgtagcattatagagtgtgcatacagggagtgtgGTCACTAATAGCAATTTCCTGCTTctaccagagtttttttttaaacactgatagtcctgcaaaaacatgtaatgaccacatttaaTGTTTCCGATGCTGTACAAAAACTAACGCTAAAATGCCAAAGATACTTATCATTGAGAGACGctttgaagtaacctcttttcttgaaaaACTGTCCAGTTTCTACTGGAGTTACAGTATACCTTATTACAGATTACCATTTATCTTTATAGCCTCCTGAGACCCgcaaaaataaatgtgcatTGTTTTGCAGTAAAAATTTTGTTGGGTGAAAACAATATgctgaaaatgtttatttatgcaAGGTCCTTTGCAGTTGTCTTTCATCCATCATCTTTTTCTATTGTTTTAgtgataacataaaaaaatacagaaataatttAACGCAGCTCTAGTCTCACATACCAACAGAAAGTGTGTCCTCTCCACAGCCCAACAGTTGTTATTCTTAAAAAGCGTTTTGCACGTGAAATGCTTCCAGAGCACAAACATGCATTGCTGAGTCTAtatgatcagctgatgaacacaATATTCACAGTTGAACTGCATTATTAGATGAATTCttgtacaaatatttttgaatCAAACCTACAAACCATAAACACAACCCACAACGGCAAGGTCCCAATTTATGGGGTTCAAACTCCAAGCCTCAACCTTTTTAGGATGATTTGAAGAGAACTTGAGTGTCAGGACATAAAACCAAGTACTGTAGATATTCTCCCAAGCTGACCACGTGTTGCTTAATGTCAACAGTGAGACAAAATGTCGCTACACATGagcaaatattttgtatgtcatGTTAATTCATGAAGCATATTGTTTTGACAATCCCCTCTCCCTGAAGAGGCACGCTGGCAGAACAAGCATGTCAATTAAGGGAGCCAGCAGCCATGAAGACCAGGGtctgctacacacacacgcacacacactcactctcaCTCTGTAGAGATATAGCCTGAATACCCGATGGGGTTGTTAGGCCAACAATAAATAGTTTCAGGCTTTCCGCATACAGTATATCTTTTGTAGCAGAGGAATGTAACTAATAACAGCTGAAATGCTTTGGACTGCCATTTTGTGTGAATTTTTATCACtgataaaaatttaaatgagCTGTAACCAGTGAAATACTCATAGTATGATAGACTCTCAGTCGGTCGCAGCAGTGGTAGTTGGTGCCTATAATGCATTTAGATGCAGcagtgttaaaacatattgttatgtttgaaatacatttgaaacCCTACCTGTGCAGCAAGTGTTTCCCCATGTGTCTTTGGTGAGTGTCTTCCTGTTGGCTATTTATTGGTTAgtgtcatgtgtcatgtgatcaaggggTGATATCCTGATTGGGTGCACAGAATCACATGAGTCAACCCCCATGATTTAAATCACCTGGTTGCTGGGTGTTGTATATCAACCAttctatttatactttatatatatatatatatatatatatatatatatatatatatatatatatatatgcacctataattatatgaaagggtattaaataaatatatagtgtacaagtatatataaataaattatgttaGCAATTTCACttgggcggtctagtggttagcgcgcagacctcacagctaggagaccagggttcaattccaccctcgggcatctctgtgtggagtttgcatgttctccccgtgcatgcgtgggttttctccgggtactccggtttcctcccacattccaaaaacatgctaggttaattggtgactccaaattgtccataggtatgaatgtgagtgtgaatggttgtttgtctatatgtgccctgtgattggctggcgaccagtccagggtgtaccccgcctctcgcccgaagacgcagagaacatgcaaactccacacagggatgccccagcggagaattgaacccagtTCTTCCCGtactcttgactgtgtggcgaacatgctaaccgctCTTCCTCCATGCAACCGTTTGCATGATCTGAGCTGATTAATGATGAAAACCGAGATTCCGGTTTATATCCAAGTTCCATTTTTATAGTAttatcccttgagaagatatactgtaataaaatggTTTCTGATATGTAGGGTAATGGAACTCACTTTTGTGAAATACAGTTCATACAATGCAATGTTCTTATCTTTCCTCCACCATATGAATTTACTATATCATAACTACTAATTGATCACTTCAGAGAATagtactaaaatactaaaatgtaactaaaagcactgaaatatgtttgggatggctcaaaacactaaGTTTCCACagtgagccggacttccttatatgggtgtgcctTGTACAAGCTGTTACCAATCACAGTGGtgtggaaatccaaggaaataagTCTGTTGGAAAgctaaggaaatacagctggaataggtgcagattctggaagatctagaaagttttctgtgtgggttattgtgtgtaactgctctataggagtccacaactcaatacaaatggtccCCCCTTACACTGGGAATGTGCATGTCGAGTAATGGGATTTCCATTCAGTTTATTGTGCCACGTGCATGTGTTCATGTTGCAGTGTGGTTTACTGCTCCTCCACACAAAACACAAGAAGACCAAAATACCTCGTGTAgctaaatacaatttattactGCTTTCAGCTCACAATTATTTCACAGATTATATTACATAGTCACAGTCATAAACACAGGTTTCACCGCTGCATTTGCAACGTGCAGTATGATTAAATCTGATCACATGATTTACTTGAAGCCACAAGACAGCCACAGTTGTTCCAGGTTTCATGAGTGCTACAGATGCACAGTCAAACTTCTAGTATGAAACATGATACTTCTGACACAGGTCAAAAGGGCAGCTGAGCTACAGGCTCTTCCATCCTCTCTGCTTGCAAAGCTCAATATCTTCCCAACACGAGTATAATTTACAACTTTGTGCTTAACTACAGACTAACAAGAAACACCAGCAGTGGTGTGAGAATCAAACATCAGTTCATAACGTGTGAAGTGGAGGCACAATGATGCAGCTTGGTCTCTTCCAGCCTAGAAAAGCAGAGTCGAGAAAATAAACATggttatatttttctttaatgatGTATTATATCAGGTGTGCCCAAACTGTGGCCCGGGAGCCATTTGCGGCACatagctatttttttattagcctATGCCACATcctaaaaaaattgtaaaaaactaaacaaaataaacagaaaaaaatgaaaagtctGTAATACTTGTGAggagaaaaaatatgtaatctaaatatgagggaaaataatgtcattttaggaagTTTATAGAAagaaagtttagaaagtacaaAGTTTATTCTAGTTGAAAGAatacagatttttaaaaatgtaatattatgagaacaaaacaatgaacaaagttgtaattattgtggaaaatgttataatattgtgacaataacgctaaaatattatggaaataaagtcataactacgagaagaaagttgaaataacaacagcagacattgaaaaaaaactgctgtaatttgacaagaataaagtaaaaatattaaagaaaaaagtcacaattttccaagaatattatttccaagaataataaaattattatattttctgtggcatagagttgaaatattaaagaaaatatgatattaatcatattacaacttacaacaaaagctgtaatattatgaaacacAAGGACAAAATTAAAGTGgtaattttctgaaaattaggttgagggGAAAAGGTATactgttatgggaataaagtcaaaatattatgtgaataaggtcataatattacaaatattacgtTTGAGAAGAGGAAATTTCAAATATAAGGAACATTTAAGCTCGTATTATACACACTTTTTCACCTACAGTAtatctgcatttttttgttgaaatatgtaTAACTTCTTAttcatatctacatgtgttggttCACAAATTGAAATGcaatctttcatttttcagacATGGCCCTTagtagaaaaagtttggacaccccagatgTACATGACATTTTTCCTATTTTGTGAGGATGTCATGAGTCGACAGTCTTCGtaccatatactgtaaattctTGCGTGTTCATTCAGGGCTGCGTCGCCTCCGTTTGCCAAATGCTTGGGCACCCACGCCGGTGGGAACAAAGTTGCGGTAGCCCAGACCTCCCGATCGACTCAAGTAGTCAGCCAAGCGGTGGGTGACACAGGTGGCAGTGTTGCATGCCCTCTTCTGCGCTGTTGTGTTGCTGACACAAGACATTTAATTCACATTCAAGATCAAAAAGGACTTGATGACTGTCCACAAAAAAGTTATTGTTCTtcaaaataagaatataatgGCATTTTTATCCTTTTCAGAGCCTGCATGGGGactcagatcaggggatgttgCTGATTGTTGCCAGCTTATAAAACCCTTTGAGACTCTTTTGTGaataagggctatataaataaacttgacttgacttggtttgacttgacttgaattaCAATTCTGGGTTCTGTGAGACTTTTGAGTTTAAAAAATGCAGTACATATTCACTGAatcatatttaactttttttatgattaaatcTTTAAATAACAGTACTTTGGCGTGTGTTTACATTATAATGGGTGAATATGCTGCAAAGTAGTCTAAATTTAGttgaataagaataataattgtgtattatattttttacttatatacatacagttatggttatatatattcatatattatatatacatatatttacacatatAGCAAGTAATGTCATttggaataaatatttttattgttaataatactaataataatgtgttaaatttgtattttattgtacaaTACTGTATGAAGTGACAACATCAAATGCCAGACAAAAGTGTATGATACCATTGATAATAATATCCATGCCATATTCAAGcttatactgtataatgtatttCTTGAGCtgagaagaaaatgaaatgtcGGACATTCCTCTGAAGTGAGTCAGGTAAAACTGCATGCATCACAAGTCCCACGTGCACACGTATACGTAGAAACGGATAACAAAGCATCATGATGCCCAATGAAGAGAGCATACATACTGAATATATCAATTATACGTGTTTCCATAATGTTCATATTGCTCAGCTAGACCTCTCTTCTTTCCAGGTGTTCCTGCTCCCACGTCTGTGCGGGGATACGTTTGGAGTTTGTGAATATCCTGGGACAGTTTACCCAACACACAAGTGCTTAAGCCGGTGCAGCGCTTTGATATGGATCTATCTGGGCTGTTAAAGAGACACAGACATGCAGAGACAACTCACAGTGACAATGACACGATGCAGGTGCATAATGTATGGATAGTATTACATGCATTACATTGCTTAACATGGCATGCATGGAAATGGGCATGCTAACAAATCACATTATAAACTTGCTTGATTTTCTGTGGTGATGTTTATCATGCATGATTGCAGATATACACTACCATGCTCAGTTCATAGACACCGTTTGGTACTGACTGATGATTGAATGAAATCCAAtgcaccattattattattattattattattattattatactaggATCAAATTTACCTGTTTCCATCAGCTGTTTGGTGATCATCATCTAAAGCAAGCTGCATAAATTCTTTAATAGCTCTTAGTAACTTCTGAATATCATCATTGGATAGAGTGACGCCATCTGTCATGGGATCTTCACGACTTCTGAAATACAGTATAGTTAGATGCTTCTGTGCTAAATTCATCAAcacatcatttatttatgtgcaGTGTCTTCTTTCTACATTTCTTACCTAGATGGTGCTGCCTGTGAGATGTACATTTGACAGAAAGTCAGCACACAAGCAAGAAGAAGAGTCCCAAATTTCAGTGTGATCATGACTCCCTAAGGGATGGGGAAACATACAATACATGCACAGTCCAAAAAGTGTATAGACTCAGTGTACTATGCCCTATACAAGCCTCTATCCAAATTCCATCCACGTGAGGTTGGTGAAAAGTATTTTACCAATATAAAGAGTCAGTATCTACTTACCTTAAGCTGGTATTGGTGGAGAAAACTGTAGGATCAAGGAGGATGTGCTGACCGCTCCCACAGAACAGGCTTTTATGTATGTTCCCCTGGGTTCTGTGAGCACTTGATCATGGTCCactggcagccaatcacaggtcctggtaaagcattaaaaaaaaatcagacgtAAGTGACATCATTGCATAATGATCATGAATATGCTGCAAATGTCAGGGGAATTGAATGGTTATTATCAAAGTATCAAATATAACATTTAGTCACAGTAAGAAGACAAGGGCTTTGCTGGTGAACCCACTTTGCTCTGCAAAAATCTACCCagttcaaccattcattcattttctaccgcttatcctcacgagggtcgcgggggtgctggagcctatcccagctgtctgttgGCGAGAggcaacctggactggtcgccagccaatcacagggcgcatatagacaaacaaccattcacactcacattcatacctatggacaatttggagtcgccaattaacctagcatgtttttggaatgtgggaggaaaccggagtacccggagaaaacccacgcatgcacggggagaacatgcaagctccacacagagatggccgaggatggaattgaactcgggtctcctagctgtgaggcctgcacactaaccactttaCGCCGTACAGTCCTCAGTTTAACCAAAAATATGTAGTAATACTAACTGTACTCTAAAATAATAACTTCAAAATTctgtcaaaatatatttttgctatTCTTGCTTGCTATAagcggtggacaagtggttagcacacacagcttggagacccacaTTCGATTccctatgaatgtgagtgtgaatggttgtttgtctatatgtgctctgtaattggctggtgaccagtccagggtgtaccctgcctctcgcccgaagacagctgggataggctccagcatactccgtgaccctcgtgagcataagcggtatagaaaatgaatggatggataaatcaGCTGATGTCAGCTCAATCCCCAAGTATTGGATGAACATCAGATGtctgtaaaaaatatatctccTCACTGATCCCATGATCTCCAAGGCAATGATAGAAAGTAAAGGAAACAGTTTAACAGCACATTGTTACAAGAACTATGCATGCCCTTGCAGCTGGCATGCAGGTGCTGCAAATTACTGGGAACAGCTACAATTACACTCTTCCCAGTCATCCAGATGTTAAATAATCATGTAATACTGGAATACGCAGGGCGATGTGCTCATTGGAACATGACACAATAGAGGACAACAGGAACTGCGGTTTGTCGATTGTGATCAATCTTTGAATTTCATTATATTCAGGAAAATGAATTAGACAACAATGCAATTTCCCAAGAAACCTCAAAGGGTAGATCTCAGCTGCTTTATTGCTGGACACTACTCAGTAGTCACTAGAGTAAAAGCTTCCTGTTCATCTCCTCCTTGCTAATTTTCAGACAGTAgcactttctttttaaattcaACACTGAAtaacagctttacagatgccgtgTCTGCGCTGATGTTGTCTGTCGAGGCAAGGATGTCTTGCAGAAGTTATAgaaaacaactgaaaaaatgGAGGCAACTATTTGAGGTGTGGTGTTTACTAAGTCAAGGGGATTGTGTATGATGCAGTTAATTGGGGCATGGTGTTTAAAAAACAGTCCATTATTTGTAAAGTGAACTAATtctgaaaacagaaaaacatcttattttagATCCCTCCCTTTCGCTCTTCAGTTGCCATTGTTAACACGCATATATATCACATATCAAGTATAAAATGTGTAGGTACTCACACTTCAATGAATGATTGAAGAGCCATACTCTTGTAATTCCAGTAACGACTTATGATAatatagtaatccctcatttatcacacttAATAGTGAAGTGTGAAGTGGAACTGTATATTAACTTGTGTTCACCTTGCTGCAGATTTTGAGGCTGCATTGACGATTGAAGCTTGTGCTTCCATTGCCAAACAAACTTTTGTGCCTTAGCACACAgctatggtgcattcattgaccactgaacaaagtgcgaaatcttaacccttaatgaaaaaaaacatacaagtaAATACAATATGTGGTGGTACATTATTTTTggaggaaaggaaaaaaatattcaaatttcaCAATGCTGAATTGTGAATGTTTGGTGATAAACATTACTGTTATCTGATGGAGGTATAGCAGacagaatatataatataagcaGACATAAAACCTTGCGATGTTTAATTATGTTACATTTTGCCAGTGCCAATAAATACTGGATACCCAATGCATAGAGGAGTCAGTCcgtgtaacaaaaaaatattaacaaatgcTGTTCAACAAGTagtaaaagaaacacaaaaatacaaaatacaacataaatcACCTCAACCTAGTCACAGGGGGTAAAACTATGTCTTACAAAAAACTTTGTTATACATGATTGATGTAGCAGGGAAAAAAGCCCAACAAAAACACTACTGAAAACCAAGCAGGTACAGGTAGCTAACACTAGCAAAAACACAAAGCTGCGAGGAGCAGGAAGCAAGCAAAGAGCTGGGAACAGTCTGGCAATGAGTGTTGTCTACAGTTCAACTTAAGAAGGGCCAGATGATGATTGCTACCAGGTGTCCAGGTAGCTCCTCCCAAGACACAGCAGACAGCACATAGATCATGACAATGATGCTCCATtgctggttctatggttatcatcacacttgttTTCTTTGTCATCACAGGTACCCTTTTATAATGAATGTCCCATCAGTTCTTCATGACTTGGTGACACTTGTTTAAACTCcttatttattttgacttttgatgcatattttccagaaaatgttgaaGCGTTTGGGGGtgtttgactttagaggttctCCTGTATATTTCAAAAGAGGCCTGACCAGATGATGCTACGATAGGAACATACTTATTTGATTATACTTGACAAATATGTTAGATGCTTCCagcgttgttgttttttttttagtcaggggTTCTGGCAGGAAGCAAATACACCATTTGCAAGAATGTCCTCATTAGGTAGCCCTAACAAACTTGAGTCATTGGCAGAGGTCTGGCCAGGCAAACAATCTTGCCAGCTGTCTCAGCGGGAAGAAACAGCTGGATAAACAGCTTTGTGAATAATGAGGAGTGACTAATCATGGATGAACAAAAATTGGACATGAACATTTCCTACCAATTCTGTGgttcatttgttttaaaaaaaaattgcattttgtcttTGCAACTACTACTTTTGcgtactgtatatttaaaaataaagtgtGCAGACAAGTTCAGGGTTTTAGACAACAAGCAACAAGAGAAGTTGGAATGTAGTGCATACCTCCACCTTTAACCTCAAAATGTAGTAGCGCCTGACCTGAAGCAGTCTACATTTAAAGGATCAGCAGCTGCTGACTTAGTCGGCCAAGCTTTCTTTGCTGAAAGAGCAAAAGTGGCTCATATGAACATTGTGTCATTACAACTCttcaattattaaaaattgaaaacatATCATGTTTGGTCTTCAGCATCccaaaacaggaagtttaaTTACAAGTAACCATCCTGGGTTTATCAATTACAATTTAACTGTGCAGCATTTAGAATGATGAACTACAAGAGGCTGAATTTGTCATTCTAATCATTTGCAAACTTTGACAGTCAATATAATCTATGCAACAGATGTAGTGCatgtatttctttctttattgaAACCTATTTGTGAGTGGAATAGACCACTATATGACTACTCACCGGCCACAACACAGATGTTGCATtgtgggccgcacggtggtatAGTGGTTACAATGTTGGCATAGTGGTTACAATGTTGGCCACATAGTTACAAAATCTCCATTGGACATCCattggagtttggatgttctccccgtgcatgcatgggttttctccaagtactccggtttcctcccataggtatgaatgtgagtgtgaatggttgtttttctatatgtgccctgtgattggctgcagtccagggtgtaccccgcctcttgcccgaagacaactgggataggctccagcataccctagcaAAAGAATGAATGGATAGTTTGCATTGCTGTGTATCACAATGCAAGTTGATGGTCTCCGTGGCCATAGGGATCCAGGTTTCATGTGTTGGTACTCAATAAACCAGAAGGGACCTAGAAGTGACATGTGCCTTCACATGAGGAACAGCAACATACCTCTTGTCTAGTCTTCGAAATAAAAATACGCAACATGTAAACCAAGATAAAGCTCCTGAAGTCAGCCGTGTTTTTATTTAGAAGACAAGTACTTCATTAGCATCACATTGTTCACAAATTAGAAGTTGATGTCAGTTATTGTAAATCCAATGTATACATATACCTGTATGTTTACTAGT
The Doryrhamphus excisus isolate RoL2022-K1 chromosome 12, RoL_Dexc_1.0, whole genome shotgun sequence genome window above contains:
- the calca gene encoding calcitonin/calcitonin-related polypeptide, alpha isoform X3, with protein sequence MITLKFGTLLLACVLTFCQMYISQAAPSRSREDPMTDGVTLSNDDIQKLLRAIKEFMQLALDDDHQTADGNSNTTAQKRACNTATCVTHRLADYLSRSGGLGYRNFVPTGVGAQAFGKRRRRSPE
- the calca gene encoding calcitonin/calcitonin-related polypeptide, alpha isoform X1 — its product is MITLKFGTLLLACVLTFCQMYISQAAPSRSREDPMTDGVTLSNDDIQKLLRAIKEFMQLALDDDHQTADGNSPDRSISKRCTGLSTCVLGKLSQDIHKLQTYPRTDVGAGTPGKKRGLAEQYEHYGNTYN
- the calca gene encoding calcitonin/calcitonin-related polypeptide, alpha isoform X2, with amino-acid sequence MITLKFGTLLLACVLTFCQMYISQAAPSSREDPMTDGVTLSNDDIQKLLRAIKEFMQLALDDDHQTADGNSPDRSISKRCTGLSTCVLGKLSQDIHKLQTYPRTDVGAGTPGKKRGLAEQYEHYGNTYN